Proteins from one Nakamurella multipartita DSM 44233 genomic window:
- a CDS encoding fatty acid desaturase family protein: protein MTVLQRKDVNPIAHLTAQDVEDIGRRLEQIRAEVIATRGERDAAYIRRVIDVQRKLELGSRIVLFASLFPPAWLLGTAGLSVAKILENMEIGHNVMHGQWDWMRDPKIHSTTWEWDNASPAEQWKHAHNELHHTYTNVVGRDNDLGYGIMRVDEDQRWHPIYLLQPLWCFINACFFEFGIAAYDLELGKNLSSKKRRSDPEFKARARQVLGKIRKQALKDYVVHPLLTGPAFLTTMAATATANLVRNLWTNSVILCGHFPEGVETFEKHSIDGESKAEWYLRQMLGSANISGGKAMHIMTGNLSYQIEHHLFPDLPSNRYQEIAPKVRQIFDDYGLHYVTGPLPKQVGSAWGKVLRLSLPNRMALRLKRRPARAVAAVSALPGRAGFGRTESLPIPA, encoded by the coding sequence ATGACCGTCTTGCAACGCAAGGACGTCAACCCCATCGCCCATCTGACCGCGCAGGACGTCGAGGACATCGGCCGCCGGTTGGAGCAGATCCGGGCCGAGGTCATCGCCACCCGCGGCGAGCGCGACGCCGCGTACATCCGGCGGGTCATCGACGTCCAGCGCAAGTTGGAGCTGGGCAGCCGGATCGTGCTGTTCGCCTCGCTGTTCCCGCCGGCCTGGCTGCTGGGCACGGCCGGGCTGTCGGTGGCCAAGATCCTGGAGAACATGGAGATCGGGCACAACGTCATGCACGGCCAGTGGGACTGGATGCGGGATCCGAAGATCCACTCCACCACCTGGGAATGGGACAACGCCTCCCCGGCCGAGCAGTGGAAGCACGCCCACAACGAACTGCACCACACCTACACCAATGTCGTCGGCCGGGACAACGACCTGGGCTACGGGATCATGCGGGTGGACGAGGACCAGCGCTGGCACCCGATCTACCTGCTGCAGCCGCTGTGGTGCTTCATCAACGCCTGCTTCTTCGAATTCGGCATCGCTGCCTACGATCTCGAGCTGGGCAAGAATCTGAGCTCCAAGAAGCGCCGCTCGGACCCCGAGTTCAAGGCCCGGGCCCGGCAGGTGCTGGGCAAGATCCGCAAGCAGGCGCTCAAGGACTACGTGGTGCACCCGCTGCTGACCGGTCCGGCGTTCCTGACCACGATGGCCGCCACCGCGACCGCGAACCTCGTGCGGAACCTGTGGACCAACTCGGTGATCCTGTGCGGTCACTTCCCCGAGGGCGTCGAGACGTTCGAGAAGCACTCGATCGACGGAGAATCCAAGGCGGAGTGGTACCTGCGGCAGATGCTGGGCTCGGCCAACATCTCCGGCGGCAAGGCCATGCACATCATGACGGGCAACCTGTCGTACCAGATCGAGCACCACCTGTTCCCGGACCTGCCCAGCAACCGCTACCAGGAGATCGCGCCCAAGGTGCGCCAGATCTTCGACGACTACGGGCTGCACTACGTCACCGGCCCGCTGCCCAAGCAGGTCGGATCCGCCTGGGGCAAGGTGCTGCGGCTGTCCCTGCCCAACCGCATGGCGCTGCGGCTCAAGCGACGGCCGGCCCGGGCCGTGGCCGCCGTCTCGGCTCTGCCCGGCCGGGCCGGGTTCGGCCGAACCGAATCGTTGCCGATCCCGGCCTGA
- a CDS encoding ferredoxin reductase has product MTTVTGGGNGRPGGVGRLRSRLWGIAEAMASPRRPEDYLDMFHPLRRGADLRARVAAVRPESGSAVTVVLRPGAAWRPHVPGQYVRVGLDVDGIRRWRSYSITSPPVTADGTISITARAVPGGLVSAHLAQRLAVGDVVHIDQACGEFVLPDPAPAKVLFITGGSGITPVIGMLRSGRDRLRDVVLVHSETRDSDVIFGDELRTLAADGHIRLVEKHTERAGRLGMDELRALVPDLTERAAWACGPAGLLDEIEAYWADLGTGAPLHTERFRTALAAPGQGGTVEFTGLGRTLECAGATSILDAAESAGMLMPSGCRMGICFSCVLPLQEGAVRDLRTGEVTSAVPGDGVLVQTCISAAAGPCRITH; this is encoded by the coding sequence ATGACCACAGTGACCGGGGGCGGGAACGGCAGACCCGGGGGAGTGGGCCGGCTGCGCAGCCGGCTGTGGGGCATCGCCGAGGCGATGGCCTCGCCGCGCCGACCCGAGGACTACCTGGACATGTTCCATCCGCTGCGGCGGGGGGCCGACCTGCGCGCCCGGGTGGCCGCGGTGCGCCCCGAATCCGGCTCGGCCGTCACCGTCGTGCTGCGCCCCGGGGCGGCCTGGCGCCCACACGTGCCCGGCCAGTACGTCCGGGTCGGCCTGGACGTGGACGGCATCCGCCGCTGGCGGTCCTACTCGATCACCAGCCCGCCGGTCACCGCCGACGGCACGATCTCCATCACCGCGCGGGCCGTGCCCGGCGGCCTGGTCAGCGCCCACCTGGCCCAGCGGCTGGCCGTCGGCGACGTGGTGCACATCGACCAGGCGTGCGGCGAATTCGTGCTGCCCGATCCGGCGCCGGCCAAGGTGCTGTTCATCACCGGCGGCAGTGGCATCACCCCGGTGATCGGCATGCTCCGGTCCGGGCGGGACCGGCTGCGCGACGTCGTGCTCGTGCATTCCGAAACCCGGGACAGCGACGTCATCTTCGGCGACGAGCTGCGCACCCTGGCCGCGGACGGGCACATCCGGCTGGTCGAGAAGCACACCGAACGGGCCGGCCGGCTGGGCATGGACGAACTGCGCGCCCTGGTGCCGGATCTGACTGAACGAGCTGCCTGGGCCTGTGGGCCTGCCGGACTGCTGGACGAGATCGAGGCCTACTGGGCCGATCTGGGCACCGGCGCGCCCCTGCACACCGAGCGGTTCCGCACTGCCCTGGCCGCCCCCGGGCAGGGCGGCACCGTCGAGTTCACCGGCCTGGGCCGCACCCTGGAGTGTGCCGGCGCGACGTCCATCCTGGACGCCGCCGAGTCGGCCGGGATGCTGATGCCGTCCGGGTGCCGGATGGGCATCTGCTTCTCCTGCGTGCTGCCGCTGCAGGAAGGCGCGGTCCGCGACCTGCGCACCGGCGAGGTGACCAGCGCGGTCCCCGGTGACGGCGTGCTGGTGCAGACCTGCATCTCCGCCGCGGCCGGACCCTGCCGCATCACGCATTGA
- a CDS encoding Fpg/Nei family DNA glycosylase: MPELPEVESARRVLADGALHRRIADVDDHDDYVTRPLTPGALRSALIGRTFTAAHRRGKSMWLTVSGDRDDPTDPDASPGDPDLGIHLGMSGIVVVTGPSAPEASGTDLVGGDYRRDREQFVDRGAYQRFAVTFADGGRMRLLDPRRLSRVRLDPDIQALGPDALGLSPTAFRTAMTAGRRVSTAPVKARLLDQSVLAGVGNLLADEALWRAKINPGRGVDTLSTAQLNRLGRAVQSALTDAIARGGVHTGDVIAARKSGARCPRCGGAMVSGVVGGRTTWWCSKEQR; the protein is encoded by the coding sequence GTGCCCGAACTGCCCGAGGTCGAGTCCGCGCGCCGGGTGCTGGCCGACGGCGCACTGCACCGCCGCATCGCCGACGTGGACGATCACGACGACTACGTCACCCGCCCGTTGACGCCGGGGGCGCTGCGCTCGGCCCTGATCGGCCGGACCTTCACCGCCGCGCACCGCCGCGGCAAATCGATGTGGTTGACCGTCTCCGGCGACCGCGACGACCCCACCGATCCCGATGCTTCGCCCGGCGACCCCGACCTGGGCATCCACCTGGGCATGAGCGGCATCGTGGTCGTCACCGGGCCGAGCGCACCCGAGGCGAGCGGCACCGACCTGGTCGGCGGTGACTACCGGCGGGACCGCGAGCAGTTCGTGGATCGCGGCGCGTACCAGCGGTTCGCGGTGACCTTCGCCGACGGGGGACGGATGCGGCTGCTGGACCCGCGCCGGTTGTCCCGGGTGCGGCTGGATCCGGACATCCAGGCCCTGGGGCCGGACGCCCTGGGGTTGTCGCCGACGGCATTCCGGACCGCGATGACCGCCGGCCGCCGGGTGTCCACGGCCCCGGTCAAGGCCCGGTTGCTGGATCAATCGGTGCTGGCCGGGGTGGGCAACCTGCTGGCCGACGAGGCACTGTGGCGGGCCAAGATCAACCCGGGCCGCGGGGTGGACACCCTGTCGACCGCCCAGCTGAACCGGCTCGGGCGGGCGGTGCAATCGGCCCTGACCGATGCCATCGCCCGGGGCGGCGTGCACACCGGCGACGTCATCGCCGCCCGGAAGTCGGGGGCCCGCTGCCCGCGCTGCGGCGGCGCGATGGTGTCCGGCGTCGTCGGGGGCCGGACGACCTGGTGGTGCAGCAAGGAGCAGCGGTAG
- a CDS encoding GNAT family N-acetyltransferase, whose amino-acid sequence MNSTPLPAVRIAGPDEARVVAALLVEFNREYGTPTPEVDVLTRRLRRLLADRSTFALLAGRPEIGVALVSLRTSVWYEGPVATLDELYVGPQQRSRGLGARLLAAVEAEVRRRGGEVVEINVDGDGGGAPRFYERHGYRNTEVGDDTPLLYYFRELT is encoded by the coding sequence GTGAACTCGACGCCGCTGCCCGCCGTCCGCATCGCCGGTCCCGACGAGGCACGGGTCGTCGCGGCCCTGCTGGTCGAGTTCAACCGGGAGTACGGCACCCCGACTCCGGAGGTGGACGTGCTGACCCGCCGGCTCCGGCGGTTGCTGGCCGACCGGTCGACCTTCGCCCTGCTGGCCGGGCGCCCGGAGATCGGGGTGGCCTTGGTGAGCCTGCGGACGAGTGTCTGGTACGAGGGCCCCGTCGCGACCCTCGACGAGCTGTACGTCGGGCCGCAGCAGCGGAGCCGGGGCCTGGGCGCCCGGTTGCTGGCCGCGGTCGAGGCCGAGGTCCGCCGTCGCGGCGGCGAGGTCGTCGAGATCAACGTCGACGGGGACGGCGGGGGAGCGCCCCGGTTCTACGAACGGCACGGCTACCGCAACACCGAGGTCGGGGACGACACCCCGCTGCTGTACTACTTCCGGGAACTGACCTGA
- a CDS encoding PucR family transcriptional regulator produces MTTSSTPPGALSATIATAELDLGLPTLSLLRSRLPEVAEQTVQSIIVQVPAYTDALSGPIGVNIRSAVELALGGFLKWAGRSAARSTESPLAPALEGAYALGRGEARAGRSMEALLAAYRIGARESWRQFSRTAVETGVQAATMARFAELVFAYIDELSAASAAGHSDELATTGRVRERYLNLLVRAVLAGEPAGRLTEHAERAGWRPPATLAAVLLPTGHAPRAVTSLDDRTLRLDELPGVPPDEQSDLTVLLVPDADGPGRAAIVGVLRGLGACLGPAKPWALAQLSYQRVLRARRLGLTPAGGLVDTEEQLTALVVTADPDALADLRSRVLAPLADQRPASIDRLVETLRAWLLYQGRRDEIAQALHVHPQTVRYRVGQLRELFGDRLTDPDQVAALTVALVHPSPDVPASAQP; encoded by the coding sequence GTGACGACCAGCAGCACGCCTCCCGGGGCGCTCAGCGCGACCATCGCGACCGCCGAGCTGGATCTGGGCCTGCCGACCCTGTCCCTGCTGCGCTCCCGGTTGCCGGAGGTCGCCGAGCAGACCGTGCAGTCCATCATCGTGCAGGTCCCGGCCTACACCGACGCGCTGTCCGGACCGATCGGGGTGAACATCCGCTCGGCCGTGGAGCTGGCCCTGGGCGGCTTCCTCAAGTGGGCGGGTCGCTCGGCCGCCCGGTCCACCGAGAGCCCGCTGGCCCCGGCCCTGGAGGGCGCCTACGCCCTGGGCCGGGGGGAGGCCCGGGCCGGCCGGTCGATGGAGGCGCTGCTGGCCGCCTACCGGATCGGCGCGCGGGAGTCCTGGCGCCAGTTCTCTCGCACCGCGGTGGAGACCGGGGTGCAGGCGGCGACCATGGCCCGCTTCGCCGAACTCGTCTTCGCCTACATCGACGAGCTCTCGGCGGCCAGCGCGGCCGGACACTCCGACGAGCTGGCCACCACCGGGCGGGTCCGCGAGCGGTACCTGAACCTGCTGGTCCGCGCGGTACTGGCGGGCGAGCCCGCCGGCCGGCTGACCGAGCACGCCGAACGCGCCGGCTGGCGGCCGCCGGCCACCCTGGCCGCCGTCCTGCTGCCCACCGGGCACGCGCCGCGCGCGGTGACCAGCCTGGACGACCGGACGCTGCGCCTGGACGAGCTGCCGGGGGTGCCGCCGGACGAGCAGTCCGACCTGACCGTGTTGCTGGTGCCGGACGCCGACGGACCCGGCCGGGCCGCGATCGTGGGCGTGCTGCGCGGCCTGGGCGCCTGCCTCGGCCCGGCCAAACCCTGGGCCTTGGCTCAGCTCTCGTACCAACGGGTGCTGCGGGCCCGGCGGCTGGGGCTGACCCCGGCCGGCGGGCTGGTGGACACCGAGGAGCAGCTCACCGCGCTGGTGGTGACCGCCGATCCGGACGCGCTGGCCGACCTGCGCAGCCGGGTGCTGGCCCCGCTGGCCGACCAGCGGCCGGCATCGATCGACCGGCTGGTGGAGACCCTGCGGGCCTGGCTGCTGTATCAGGGTCGGCGCGATGAGATCGCCCAGGCGCTGCACGTCCATCCGCAGACGGTCCGCTACCGGGTCGGGCAGCTGCGCGAACTGTTCGGGGACCGGCTCACCGATCCGGACCAGGTGGCGGCGTTGACGGTCGCGCTGGTCCACCCGTCGCCGGACGTACCCGCTTCAGCACAGCCGTAG
- a CDS encoding HNH endonuclease: MADVLLTNASYQVLSRIDWQRAVVLVVTGEAEPIESHPTDVVRSQHLSIPLPTIVRLREYRSVTFRAVESRRPSNRQIQLRDGRRCAYCGGPGDTVDHVLPRSRGGADHWDNLVCACRACNNRKADQTPLEAGMRLRWSPRPIIVGDGDQRRVWELLAAG, translated from the coding sequence GTGGCCGACGTCCTGCTGACCAACGCCAGCTACCAGGTGCTCTCGCGCATCGACTGGCAGCGGGCGGTGGTGCTGGTGGTCACCGGTGAGGCCGAGCCGATCGAGTCACACCCGACCGATGTGGTTCGCTCGCAACATCTGTCGATCCCGCTGCCGACCATCGTGCGGCTGCGGGAGTACCGGTCGGTGACCTTCCGGGCGGTCGAATCGCGCCGGCCCTCGAACCGGCAGATCCAGCTGCGGGACGGCCGGCGCTGCGCCTACTGCGGCGGCCCGGGCGACACCGTGGACCACGTGCTGCCGCGGTCCCGGGGCGGCGCGGACCACTGGGACAACCTGGTCTGCGCGTGCCGTGCCTGCAACAACCGCAAGGCCGACCAGACCCCGCTGGAAGCCGGCATGCGGCTGCGCTGGTCGCCGCGGCCGATCATCGTCGGCGACGGCGACCAGCGCCGGGTCTGGGAGCTGCTCGCGGCCGGGTGA
- a CDS encoding CHY zinc finger protein: MPAADPTPSPTIPVLGRTVDHQTRCIHYAGPTDVIAIKFACCGSYYPCFQCHQECAGHPARQWPPASWDEPAILCGVCRTELPIRTYLNVLACPACRAPFNERCRLHRHLYFEVAAGAGG; encoded by the coding sequence GTGCCTGCGGCCGATCCGACCCCGTCCCCCACGATCCCGGTGCTCGGCCGGACGGTCGATCACCAGACCCGGTGCATCCACTACGCCGGCCCGACCGATGTCATCGCGATCAAGTTCGCGTGCTGCGGGTCGTACTACCCCTGTTTCCAGTGCCACCAGGAGTGCGCCGGCCATCCGGCCCGCCAGTGGCCGCCGGCGAGCTGGGACGAACCGGCCATCCTGTGCGGGGTGTGCCGGACCGAGCTGCCGATCCGGACCTACCTGAACGTGCTGGCCTGCCCGGCCTGCCGGGCGCCCTTCAACGAACGCTGCCGGCTGCACCGGCACCTGTACTTCGAGGTCGCGGCCGGCGCGGGGGGCTGA
- a CDS encoding TIGR03621 family F420-dependent LLM class oxidoreductase: protein MRPFTFLTDARAIVGGAELAEQARRAEGLGYHAMVVPDHLLGQLSPVVAMTAIAAATTTLRVGAFVLNNDLRHPAVLAQDLAAIDVLSGGRLDVAIGAGWNKPEYDAIGLPFDPTPVRQARLAEAVTVIKQCLTGQPFSFTGEYYRITDYTGEAAVQRPCPPVMIGGGGRRTLALAGREADIVGLAPRITAAGLDARSLTLEATREKLDWVARAAGDRYPELVFNVYPSGWPPVLTDDLDGEVATVIAALEQATGTRLTAREVLDSPHLFLGSAGRLADKFEQLRAELGITSFMLGTPGELDPVLARLAGT, encoded by the coding sequence ATGCGCCCCTTCACCTTCCTGACCGATGCCCGGGCGATCGTGGGCGGAGCGGAACTGGCCGAACAGGCCCGCCGGGCCGAGGGACTGGGCTACCACGCGATGGTCGTGCCCGACCACCTGCTCGGCCAGCTCTCCCCGGTGGTGGCGATGACGGCGATCGCCGCGGCCACCACCACCCTGCGGGTCGGCGCGTTCGTGCTGAACAACGATCTGCGCCACCCGGCGGTACTGGCCCAGGACCTGGCCGCGATCGACGTGCTCTCCGGCGGCCGGCTGGACGTGGCGATCGGCGCCGGCTGGAACAAGCCGGAGTACGACGCCATCGGGCTGCCGTTCGACCCCACCCCGGTCCGTCAGGCCCGGTTGGCCGAGGCGGTCACGGTCATCAAGCAATGCCTGACCGGGCAACCGTTCTCGTTCACCGGCGAGTACTACCGGATCACCGACTACACCGGTGAGGCCGCCGTGCAGCGGCCGTGCCCGCCGGTGATGATCGGCGGTGGCGGCCGGCGCACGCTCGCGTTGGCCGGGCGCGAGGCCGACATCGTGGGGCTGGCCCCGCGGATCACCGCCGCCGGGCTGGACGCGCGATCGCTGACCCTGGAGGCGACCCGGGAGAAGCTGGACTGGGTGGCGCGGGCGGCCGGTGATCGGTACCCGGAGCTGGTCTTCAACGTCTACCCGTCCGGCTGGCCGCCGGTGCTCACCGACGACCTGGACGGCGAGGTGGCCACGGTGATCGCGGCCCTGGAGCAGGCCACCGGTACGCGGCTGACCGCACGTGAGGTGCTCGACTCACCCCACCTGTTCCTGGGATCCGCCGGGCGGTTGGCCGACAAGTTCGAACAGCTGCGGGCCGAGCTGGGGATCACCTCGTTCATGCTCGGCACCCCCGGCGAGCTCGACCCGGTACTGGCCCGGTTGGCCGGGACCTGA